Below is a window of Streptomyces sp. NBC_01429 DNA.
ACCGGCGCGCTCGACCGCGTCCGCGACCGGGCCCGTACCGGAGGCCCCAAGGACGACGGCCCCGAGCTGGTCGAGCAGCTGCTCGGCTGGACCCTGGTCGTGCTGCTCGCCGTCCTCGTCAGTCACACGGGTCTGCTGTAGCCACCTGAAAGAGGCGGCCGCCACGTCTCTGCGATACTGCGGGAATTCTTGTGTGAATTCTGTGGCAGACGGAGACCAGGACGCGAATTGAATAGCAGTCAACAGCGGGACGCCTCCTTGCGATCGCAGGTGCGGCGT
It encodes the following:
- a CDS encoding SCO1431 family membrane protein, translating into MTATATTALTSLTGALDRVRDRARTGGPKDDGPELVEQLLGWTLVVLLAVLVSHTGLL